Proteins encoded in a region of the Brevundimonas vesicularis genome:
- a CDS encoding SDR family NAD(P)-dependent oxidoreductase, translating into MQFEDRNILVTGGSGALGRRVVERIEREGGRVTIVARAPVAGHHTLVGDLSTPQGLDSVAEQAGGRAWDILINIAGIQHFGPLEQQTPEHLLATYMVNLVAPARLAQAVLPGMKARKHGQIANVGSIFGSINFAHFASYSSAKAGMRALSQSLRRELAGTGVGVTYVAPRAVATPFNSAKVDEYARLTGMAVDDPDPIADRIVAAIRSDRRDVYLGFPENLFVRLNALAPSLIDGALKSNDLKARALFAG; encoded by the coding sequence ATGCAGTTTGAGGATCGCAACATCCTGGTCACCGGCGGCTCCGGCGCCTTGGGACGTCGCGTGGTCGAGCGGATCGAGCGCGAGGGCGGTCGGGTCACGATCGTCGCCCGCGCGCCGGTGGCGGGCCATCACACCCTGGTGGGCGACCTGTCCACTCCGCAGGGCCTCGACAGCGTCGCCGAACAGGCCGGCGGCCGCGCCTGGGACATTCTGATCAATATCGCCGGCATCCAGCATTTCGGCCCGCTAGAGCAGCAGACGCCCGAGCACCTGCTGGCGACCTATATGGTCAATCTGGTCGCGCCGGCCCGTCTGGCCCAAGCCGTCCTGCCCGGCATGAAGGCGCGCAAGCACGGCCAGATCGCCAACGTCGGCTCCATTTTCGGCTCGATCAACTTCGCGCACTTCGCCAGCTATTCCAGCGCCAAGGCCGGGATGCGGGCGCTCAGCCAATCGCTGCGCCGCGAACTGGCCGGTACGGGCGTCGGCGTAACCTATGTCGCGCCCCGCGCGGTGGCCACGCCGTTCAACTCCGCCAAGGTCGATGAATATGCGCGCCTGACCGGCATGGCCGTCGACGATCCGGACCCGATCGCCGACCGCATCGTCGCCGCCATCCGCTCAGATCGCCGCGACGTCTACCTCGGCTTCCCCGAAAACCTGTTCGTCCGCCTCAACGCTCTGGCGCCCAGTCTGATCGACGGGGCCCTGAAGTCCAACGACCTGAAGGCCCGCGCCCTGTTCGCCGGCTGA
- a CDS encoding TenA family transcriptional regulator, whose translation MSFFETLVAATATERAAFAAIPQIRDGLAGRISRDTYVAYLAQAYHHVRHTVPLMQAARSRLDNAHAVFKAALDDYIAEETGHEQWILNDIRAAGGDPDQTVQDGPNVATELMVAYAYDTIQRVNPMAFFGMVYVLEGTSIQLASVGAEAVQQSLGLPPAAFTYLISHGALDQDHILFLKQLLDGVSDADDRAAIVHMAKVMFGLFGGVFASIPHIAARETVDAV comes from the coding sequence ATGTCGTTTTTTGAAACCCTGGTCGCCGCGACCGCAACCGAGCGGGCCGCCTTCGCCGCCATCCCCCAGATCAGGGACGGCTTGGCCGGCCGCATCAGTCGCGACACCTACGTCGCCTATCTGGCCCAGGCCTATCACCACGTCCGCCACACCGTGCCGTTGATGCAGGCCGCCCGGTCGCGGCTGGACAATGCCCACGCCGTCTTCAAGGCCGCGCTCGACGACTATATCGCCGAGGAAACCGGCCATGAGCAGTGGATCCTTAACGACATCCGCGCCGCCGGCGGCGACCCCGATCAGACCGTGCAGGACGGCCCGAACGTCGCGACCGAACTGATGGTGGCCTATGCCTATGATACCATCCAGCGCGTCAATCCGATGGCCTTCTTCGGCATGGTCTATGTGCTGGAAGGCACCAGCATCCAACTGGCCAGCGTCGGCGCCGAGGCCGTGCAGCAAAGCCTGGGCCTGCCGCCCGCCGCCTTCACCTATCTGATTTCCCACGGGGCTCTGGATCAGGATCATATCCTGTTCCTCAAGCAACTGCTGGACGGGGTGTCGGACGCCGACGACCGCGCCGCCATCGTCCACATGGCCAAGGTGATGTTCGGCCTGTTCGGCGGGGTCTTCGCCTCCATCCCCCACATCGCAGCGCGGGAGACGGTCGATGCAGTTTGA
- a CDS encoding AMP-binding protein translates to MSAVLDALSRRARSTPDDVVIQWAEGSLTAAELLAQVGQLATALADDRSPVGVLLDNGPAWVVVDLALILAQRPSVPIPPFFTAAQRDHALADAGAGLLITPGAPGELTAGGAPIRLTPTGLPVRDLHPGTAKITYTSGSTGAPKGVCLSQDQMEAVAASLVQVLGRDRAGLHLPVLPLAVLLENVAGLYATLLAGGRYHAASLAEAGMGQAFRPDFARLLTTVVQTGATTLILVPELLRGLIAAQGAMRLDHRLEMIAVGGARVSPVLLEAAANAGLPVVEGYGLSECASVVALNSPDDARPGTVGRPLPHLEVHLADDGEILVSPHPFLGYVGQAPAPERLHTGDIGRFDADGRLSIEGRKANTLITAFGRNVAPEWVESELLAEPHILQAMAMGEAQASLSALIVATPGAELAQVEAAVARANARLPDYARIGDWRLVPPFDPAAGQVTANGRPRRETLLRTYAPSPSQAA, encoded by the coding sequence ATGAGCGCCGTTCTGGACGCCCTGTCGCGTCGCGCCCGCTCCACGCCCGATGATGTGGTGATCCAGTGGGCCGAGGGTTCGCTGACCGCGGCCGAACTGCTGGCGCAGGTCGGTCAGCTGGCCACCGCCCTGGCCGATGATCGATCTCCGGTCGGCGTCCTGCTCGACAACGGGCCGGCCTGGGTCGTCGTCGATCTGGCGTTGATCCTCGCCCAGCGGCCGAGCGTGCCGATCCCGCCCTTCTTCACGGCCGCTCAACGCGATCACGCCTTGGCCGACGCCGGCGCCGGGCTGCTGATCACGCCGGGCGCTCCGGGCGAACTGACGGCGGGCGGCGCGCCGATCCGGTTGACGCCGACAGGGTTGCCGGTGCGCGATCTGCATCCCGGCACGGCCAAGATCACCTACACCTCCGGCTCGACCGGCGCGCCCAAGGGCGTCTGCCTATCGCAGGATCAGATGGAGGCGGTCGCCGCCTCTCTGGTTCAGGTCCTGGGCCGGGATCGCGCCGGGCTGCATCTGCCGGTGCTGCCGCTGGCGGTGCTGCTGGAGAATGTCGCCGGCCTCTATGCGACGCTTCTGGCCGGCGGCCGCTATCACGCCGCCAGCCTAGCCGAGGCCGGGATGGGCCAGGCCTTCCGCCCCGACTTTGCGCGCCTGCTGACCACCGTTGTCCAGACCGGCGCCACGACCCTGATCCTGGTTCCCGAACTGCTGCGCGGCCTGATCGCCGCCCAGGGTGCGATGCGGCTGGATCATCGGCTGGAGATGATCGCGGTCGGCGGCGCACGCGTCTCCCCGGTCCTGCTGGAGGCCGCCGCCAACGCCGGCCTGCCCGTGGTCGAGGGCTATGGCCTCAGTGAATGCGCCTCGGTCGTGGCGCTCAACAGTCCGGACGACGCCCGCCCCGGCACGGTCGGCCGGCCCCTGCCTCACCTTGAAGTCCATCTGGCCGACGACGGCGAAATCCTGGTCTCGCCCCATCCCTTCCTTGGCTACGTCGGCCAGGCGCCCGCGCCGGAGCGTCTGCACACAGGCGACATCGGCCGCTTCGACGCCGATGGACGGCTCAGCATCGAAGGCCGCAAGGCCAACACCCTGATCACCGCCTTCGGCCGCAACGTCGCGCCTGAATGGGTCGAGAGCGAGCTTCTGGCCGAGCCCCACATCCTTCAGGCCATGGCGATGGGCGAGGCGCAGGCGTCGTTGTCGGCCCTGATCGTGGCGACGCCCGGCGCCGAACTGGCCCAGGTCGAAGCGGCCGTGGCGCGCGCCAACGCCCGCCTGCCCGACTACGCCCGCATCGGCGACTGGCGTCTGGTCCCGCCCTTCGATCCCGCCGCCGGTCAGGTCACCGCCAACGGTCGTCCGCGTCGCGAGACCCTGCTGCGCACCTACGCCCCCTCCCCCTCGCAAGCCGCCTGA
- a CDS encoding thermostable hemolysin, giving the protein MFSLRLPEDADPVRPRARRTLSSRIIRFDDPCRGERRRVEQFIEAAYAEAYGGQIQAHFPTLMSVQDEAGVIYAAVGFRHAAEAPLYLEQYLDGSVETVLSQAIGAVIDRAQVVEIGSLASSGQGATVFLFAAMAHHLQSEGLRFAVATATDELRRIFHKAGLGALQLARADPRRLDDGGGSWGAYYQTDPVVLAGSIDAATAPLDHFSETAPIGRAVRTRLHYEDRS; this is encoded by the coding sequence ATGTTTTCACTCCGCCTGCCCGAAGACGCCGATCCGGTTCGGCCGCGCGCGCGCCGCACGCTGTCGTCGCGCATCATCCGGTTCGACGACCCCTGCCGAGGCGAACGTCGCCGCGTGGAGCAGTTCATCGAGGCGGCCTACGCCGAGGCCTATGGCGGCCAAATCCAGGCCCATTTCCCGACCCTGATGAGCGTTCAGGACGAGGCTGGCGTCATCTACGCCGCCGTCGGCTTCCGGCACGCCGCCGAGGCGCCCCTGTACTTGGAACAATATCTGGACGGCTCCGTCGAGACGGTCCTGAGCCAGGCCATCGGCGCCGTCATCGACCGCGCGCAGGTGGTCGAGATCGGCAGCCTGGCTTCCAGCGGACAGGGCGCGACCGTCTTCCTGTTCGCCGCCATGGCCCATCATCTGCAGTCCGAAGGTCTGCGGTTCGCCGTCGCCACCGCGACCGACGAACTGCGCCGCATCTTCCACAAGGCCGGTCTGGGCGCGCTTCAACTCGCGCGCGCCGATCCGCGCCGCCTCGACGACGGCGGCGGCAGCTGGGGCGCCTACTATCAGACCGATCCGGTGGTGCTGGCCGGCTCGATCGACGCGGCGACCGCACCGCTGGATCACTTCTCAGAAACGGCCCCGATCGGACGGGCCGTCCGCACCCGCCTGCACTATGAGGATCGCTCATGA
- a CDS encoding RNA polymerase sigma factor yields the protein MNASSGPPQHDPSRPARQALADAWLDSRPALVRFLTARTGSSAAAEDLAQDVWVRLQSMTEEAAAEVRHPQAFLYRIAANLALDASKAQRRAGARDLEWRRASAIDDVAEAQDAPSAEDAVWARLKLEKVVAAIDRMPPKAAEAFRLHKMAGLSQAEVAERMGVSRSAVEKYVSASLKELLLRVGWP from the coding sequence GTGAACGCCTCTTCCGGTCCCCCTCAGCACGACCCGAGCCGACCGGCGCGGCAGGCCCTGGCGGACGCGTGGCTGGACAGCCGCCCCGCCTTGGTGCGCTTTCTGACGGCGCGCACGGGATCGTCGGCTGCGGCCGAAGATCTGGCGCAGGATGTCTGGGTGCGGCTGCAATCCATGACCGAGGAGGCCGCCGCCGAGGTTCGCCACCCGCAGGCCTTCCTCTATCGCATCGCCGCCAATCTGGCCCTGGATGCGTCCAAGGCGCAGCGTCGTGCGGGCGCGCGCGATCTGGAATGGCGGCGCGCTTCCGCTATCGATGACGTGGCCGAAGCTCAGGATGCGCCGTCGGCCGAGGATGCCGTCTGGGCGCGGCTGAAGCTGGAAAAGGTGGTCGCCGCGATCGACCGGATGCCGCCCAAGGCCGCCGAGGCCTTCCGTCTGCACAAGATGGCCGGGCTCAGCCAGGCCGAGGTCGCCGAACGGATGGGCGTCTCGCGCAGCGCGGTCGAAAAATACGTTTCCGCCTCGCTGAAGGAACTGCTGCTGCGGGTCGGTTGGCCATGA
- a CDS encoding FecR family protein: MTQDDVIKDEEIAAQAAAWVVRLRADDVTIVDIDAATAWLDQDPAHRRAFDEAEGLWTASDDLSDVQPGPVIDLSAHRERRKGLGRRWMVAAPAMAAAVAAAIFLGPLLQTEPTVVYSTAPGETRTVTLDDGSRLQINGGSTLSVKMERGRRLVHMDQAEATFDVAHDAGRPFLINVGESQVRVVGTAFNIRRSADDTQVAVLRGVVEVSDLKQPARRVRLTVGQSVQRDDADDRMTLAPVDVRTAAAWTQGRRAYDDRPLREIAADLSRAFATPVSVAPNAANLRFSGTLVLDDEAAVIGRLERFLPIKATRGPQGVRLERR; this comes from the coding sequence ATGACCCAGGACGACGTCATCAAGGACGAGGAGATCGCCGCCCAGGCCGCCGCCTGGGTCGTGCGTCTGCGCGCCGATGACGTGACGATCGTGGACATCGACGCGGCCACGGCCTGGCTCGATCAAGACCCGGCTCATCGGCGCGCCTTCGACGAGGCCGAGGGGCTGTGGACCGCTTCGGACGACCTGTCCGACGTTCAGCCGGGGCCGGTCATCGACCTGTCGGCGCACCGCGAGCGGCGCAAGGGCTTGGGGCGGCGATGGATGGTGGCGGCCCCGGCGATGGCTGCGGCCGTCGCCGCGGCGATCTTCCTGGGTCCACTGCTGCAAACCGAGCCGACCGTGGTCTACAGCACCGCACCCGGCGAAACGCGGACGGTGACGCTGGACGACGGATCGCGGCTTCAGATCAACGGCGGCTCGACACTGTCGGTGAAGATGGAGCGGGGACGGCGTCTGGTGCATATGGATCAGGCCGAGGCGACCTTCGACGTCGCGCATGACGCCGGCCGACCCTTCCTGATCAATGTCGGCGAAAGCCAGGTGCGCGTGGTCGGCACGGCCTTCAACATCCGCCGATCCGCCGATGACACCCAGGTGGCGGTGCTGCGGGGCGTCGTCGAGGTCAGCGACCTGAAACAGCCCGCGCGGCGGGTGCGTCTGACGGTCGGTCAGTCGGTGCAGCGCGACGACGCCGACGACCGGATGACCTTGGCCCCGGTCGATGTCCGCACCGCGGCCGCCTGGACCCAAGGGCGACGGGCCTATGACGATCGGCCTCTGCGAGAGATCGCCGCCGACCTCAGCCGCGCCTTCGCCACGCCGGTTTCTGTGGCGCCGAACGCGGCGAACCTGCGCTTCTCCGGCACGCTGGTGCTTGATGACGAAGCGGCGGTGATCGGCCGGCTGGAACGGTTCCTGCCGATCAAGGCCACTCGCGGGCCGCAAGGGGTTCGTCTAGAACGGCGCTGA
- a CDS encoding TonB-dependent receptor encodes MVRAFLCALVVVCGVTTPSIGMAQGRSSLQVSVSPQPLRTAVLDFGLQAGVSIDAAGSERCGPTRGVRGRLSVDAALSRLMLGTHCVATRVGDGAYRIVRVAAAPPAVARTISAPPAPVTPTMLDEVVVTASRTDNLLLSRAPYGLSSLDGVTLERAGVSDLDGVAARVSGLTVTNLGPGRDKLFIRGLADGPVAGQAQSLIGLYLDDVRLTYDAPDPALRLADIERVEVLRGPQGALYGAGSMGGVVQMVSRAPDLDGVYGRVTAEGALTAGGAPGDAVELMINAPILRDRLAVRVVGYDETVGGYVDDQALGLSNTGGMHRQGLRAAALLRLTPGWTLKTGFLAQTIDVDDSQYANLGADQPYARRRSLTEPSRNDFDGVWASVDGDLGWARLRASSSVQSHGLDARYDATPAAGLFGLTGTAALDQADDLSAAVHEVRLNGDFGARLKWSAGLFFSEYTHTRTVAISDGQGGPGVYRQRRRDHVDEAALFGDAAYALNDSLKITAGARLFRIGVEHRSETAGDPTQVSGEDALVDITPRLVIEYDRGPFVFYALATEGYRGPGFNAGAVPNGDQQPARRVKPDEIVAGEAGARFTLFEGRLRGRSAIFVADWRNIQSDRFDARGLPFTANLGDGRNRGIEGEVEWRDGPWTLDAHAVFNDPELTRPDPGFALGTDTRLPAVADFSVQGGLVHEAHLAHATMRSELRLGYVGPTDIALSPTSTGASAGYLTSSLGVGVEIDRWAIRASMDNLFNRSDDTFTFGNPFYASGDISTPQRPLTARLALTARF; translated from the coding sequence TTGGTACGAGCCTTCCTCTGCGCCCTGGTCGTCGTTTGCGGTGTGACCACGCCGTCGATCGGCATGGCCCAAGGGCGATCCTCGCTTCAGGTGTCGGTTTCGCCTCAGCCGTTGCGGACCGCCGTCCTCGACTTCGGTCTCCAGGCGGGCGTCAGCATCGACGCCGCCGGAAGCGAGCGGTGCGGCCCCACGCGCGGGGTGAGAGGCCGACTTTCCGTCGATGCGGCCTTGTCCAGATTGATGCTGGGCACACACTGCGTCGCGACACGCGTCGGCGACGGCGCCTACAGGATCGTGCGGGTCGCCGCTGCGCCGCCTGCCGTGGCGCGGACGATCTCGGCACCGCCTGCGCCCGTGACCCCGACGATGCTGGATGAAGTCGTGGTGACGGCGTCGCGCACGGACAATCTGCTGCTGTCGCGCGCCCCCTACGGCCTGTCGTCGCTGGACGGGGTGACGCTGGAACGGGCCGGGGTCAGCGACCTCGACGGCGTCGCCGCGCGCGTCTCCGGCCTGACAGTCACCAATCTGGGGCCGGGGCGCGACAAGCTCTTCATTCGCGGCCTGGCGGACGGACCCGTTGCGGGACAGGCGCAAAGTCTGATCGGGCTCTATCTCGACGATGTGCGCCTGACTTACGACGCGCCCGATCCGGCGTTGCGTCTGGCCGACATCGAACGGGTCGAGGTTCTGCGCGGGCCGCAGGGGGCGCTGTACGGCGCCGGCTCGATGGGCGGCGTCGTTCAGATGGTCAGCCGCGCGCCGGACCTGGACGGCGTCTATGGGCGCGTGACGGCGGAGGGGGCTCTGACGGCCGGCGGCGCGCCGGGCGACGCCGTCGAGCTGATGATCAACGCCCCGATCCTGCGTGATCGCCTGGCGGTCCGGGTCGTCGGCTATGACGAGACGGTCGGGGGCTACGTCGATGATCAGGCCCTCGGACTGAGCAATACCGGCGGCATGCATCGGCAGGGGTTGAGGGCGGCGGCGCTGCTGCGTCTGACCCCCGGCTGGACCTTGAAGACGGGATTTCTCGCCCAGACCATCGACGTCGATGACAGCCAGTACGCCAACCTGGGCGCCGACCAACCCTATGCGCGTCGTCGCAGCCTGACGGAGCCCAGCCGAAACGATTTCGACGGCGTCTGGGCCTCGGTGGACGGGGATCTGGGCTGGGCGCGGCTGCGAGCCTCGTCCAGCGTTCAGTCGCACGGCCTCGATGCGCGCTACGATGCGACGCCTGCGGCCGGATTGTTCGGGCTTACGGGAACAGCAGCGCTGGACCAGGCCGACGACCTGTCGGCTGCGGTGCACGAGGTGCGGTTGAACGGCGACTTCGGCGCACGGCTGAAGTGGAGCGCCGGGCTGTTCTTCTCGGAATACACCCACACCCGCACCGTTGCGATCTCGGACGGGCAAGGCGGGCCGGGGGTCTATCGACAACGCAGGCGCGACCATGTGGACGAGGCGGCTCTGTTCGGCGACGCCGCCTATGCGCTAAACGACAGCCTGAAGATCACGGCCGGCGCGCGCCTGTTCCGCATCGGGGTCGAGCATCGCAGCGAAACCGCCGGCGATCCGACGCAGGTGTCTGGAGAAGACGCGCTGGTCGATATCACCCCGCGTCTGGTGATCGAATACGATCGCGGTCCTTTCGTCTTCTACGCCCTGGCGACCGAGGGCTATCGCGGGCCGGGCTTCAACGCCGGCGCCGTGCCAAATGGCGATCAGCAGCCCGCGCGACGCGTGAAGCCCGACGAGATCGTCGCCGGCGAGGCGGGCGCGCGCTTCACCCTGTTCGAAGGGCGACTGCGCGGGCGAAGCGCGATCTTCGTCGCCGATTGGCGCAACATCCAGTCGGACCGGTTCGATGCGCGGGGCCTGCCCTTCACCGCCAATCTGGGCGACGGCCGCAACCGCGGCATCGAGGGCGAGGTCGAATGGCGCGACGGCCCATGGACGCTGGATGCGCATGCCGTCTTCAATGATCCCGAGTTGACCCGACCGGATCCCGGTTTCGCGCTGGGGACCGACACACGCCTGCCGGCGGTCGCCGATTTCAGCGTGCAGGGCGGCCTCGTGCATGAGGCGCATCTGGCGCACGCGACGATGCGTTCGGAGCTTCGCCTGGGCTATGTCGGCCCGACGGATATCGCCCTGTCGCCGACCTCGACCGGCGCGTCGGCCGGCTATCTGACCAGTTCGCTGGGCGTCGGCGTGGAGATCGATCGCTGGGCGATCAGGGCGTCGATGGACAATCTGTTCAACCGCAGCGACGACACCTTCACCTTCGGCAATCCCTTCTACGCCTCGGGCGACATCAGCACGCCGCAACGACCGCTCACCGCCCGCCTGGCCCTGACCGCCCGTTTCTGA
- a CDS encoding VIT1/CCC1 transporter family protein yields MLHSETHRVDRIGWLRAAVLGANDGLVSTASLVVGVAAAATGHGGILIAGVAGLAAGAMSMAAGEYVSVSSQSDTEKADLAREAVELAGDHEAETRELAGIYVGRGVAPDLATEVARQMMAHDALGAHARDELGISEITTARPIQAALTSAITFSAGAALPLVVAAVAPLDTLAIWVAVSALLGLAVLGALGARAGGAPVGRSALRVVFWGALAMAITAGVGRLFHIAA; encoded by the coding sequence ATGCTGCACAGTGAAACCCATCGGGTCGATCGCATCGGCTGGCTCAGGGCGGCGGTGTTGGGGGCCAATGACGGGCTGGTGTCGACGGCCAGTCTGGTGGTTGGCGTCGCGGCGGCGGCGACCGGTCATGGCGGCATACTGATCGCGGGCGTCGCCGGATTGGCGGCGGGCGCGATGTCGATGGCGGCGGGCGAATATGTCTCGGTCAGTTCGCAGTCCGACACCGAAAAGGCCGATCTCGCGCGCGAGGCTGTCGAACTGGCCGGTGATCATGAAGCGGAGACGCGCGAACTGGCCGGCATCTATGTCGGACGAGGCGTCGCGCCGGATCTGGCGACCGAGGTGGCGCGCCAGATGATGGCGCATGACGCGCTGGGCGCCCACGCGCGCGACGAGCTGGGTATTTCGGAGATCACCACCGCGCGGCCGATCCAGGCGGCGCTGACCTCGGCGATCACCTTCTCGGCCGGGGCCGCGCTGCCTCTGGTCGTCGCCGCCGTCGCGCCGCTGGACACGCTGGCGATCTGGGTCGCGGTTTCCGCCCTGCTGGGTCTGGCCGTGCTGGGCGCCCTGGGCGCTCGCGCAGGCGGCGCGCCTGTCGGACGATCGGCCCTGCGCGTCGTCTTCTGGGGCGCGCTCGCCATGGCCATCACGGCGGGCGTGGGCCGGCTGTTCCACATCGCCGCCTGA
- a CDS encoding DNA adenine methylase, protein MIKYIGSKRALLGHVTGAVAGVLPQGGRVCDLFSGTARVGHALKKQGFQVWSNDLNAYAHALATTYVQADRERWVERGEVVLAELRTVKPEAGWFTQAFCQDARYFHPDNGARIDAMRDRIEAMGLEPELKAIALVSLMEAADRVDSTAGVQMAYMKQWAPRALKTLELRTPDLVPAVDGPCRATQGDAVEIAEQVEADLVYLDPPYNQHSYLGNYHCWESLVLWDRPETYGVANKRVDVRTRKSAFNSRPGIGPALRTVIERVKAPNLIVSFNDEGYLSRADLVEMLSARGHVQVLEVAHPRYVGARIGIHNPKGEKVGQVGRLKNVEHLFVVTERPVSLPVAA, encoded by the coding sequence ATGATCAAATATATCGGCTCCAAGCGCGCCTTGCTGGGGCATGTGACGGGTGCGGTGGCGGGGGTGCTGCCGCAGGGCGGGCGGGTGTGCGATCTGTTTTCGGGCACGGCCCGGGTCGGGCACGCCCTGAAGAAGCAGGGGTTTCAGGTCTGGTCGAACGACCTGAACGCCTATGCCCACGCCCTGGCGACGACCTATGTTCAGGCGGATCGGGAGCGGTGGGTCGAGCGGGGCGAGGTCGTGCTGGCCGAGTTGCGGACGGTGAAGCCCGAGGCGGGCTGGTTCACCCAGGCCTTCTGTCAGGATGCGCGGTATTTCCACCCGGACAACGGTGCTCGCATCGACGCCATGCGTGACCGGATCGAGGCCATGGGCCTGGAGCCGGAACTCAAGGCCATCGCCCTGGTCAGCCTGATGGAGGCGGCGGACCGGGTGGATTCCACCGCCGGGGTTCAGATGGCCTATATGAAGCAGTGGGCGCCGAGGGCGTTGAAGACGCTGGAGCTGCGCACGCCGGATCTCGTCCCGGCCGTGGACGGGCCGTGCCGCGCGACGCAGGGCGATGCGGTCGAGATCGCCGAACAGGTCGAGGCGGACCTGGTTTACCTGGATCCGCCCTACAACCAGCATTCCTATCTCGGGAACTACCACTGCTGGGAAAGCCTGGTGCTGTGGGACCGGCCCGAGACCTATGGGGTCGCCAACAAGCGGGTGGACGTGAGGACGCGCAAGAGCGCCTTCAACAGCCGGCCCGGCATCGGCCCGGCGCTGCGGACCGTGATTGAGCGGGTCAAGGCGCCGAACCTGATCGTCAGCTTCAACGACGAGGGGTATCTGAGCCGCGCCGACTTGGTCGAGATGCTGTCGGCGCGAGGCCATGTGCAGGTCCTCGAGGTGGCGCATCCTCGCTATGTCGGCGCCCGGATCGGGATCCATAATCCCAAGGGCGAGAAGGTCGGGCAGGTCGGGCGGCTCAAGAATGTCGAGCACCTGTTCGTGGTGACCGAGCGGCCGGTCTCCCTGCCCGTGGCCGCATAG
- a CDS encoding ribonuclease HII, translating into MAKAFANPKAFPTLALETVLIQRVNGHVCGVDEAGRGPWAGPVSAAAVILNPDDLPPGIDDSKALTEKRRAALEPEIKARAVAWGVGFASVDEIEELNILHATGLAMCRAIEALQVQPVAALVDGNYRFKLPCEIQTVVGGDGLSLSIAAASILAKTARDRLMIDLDAQYPGYGFASHKGYNAPIHQNALKTLGPCPAHRRSWSPIKALLQEA; encoded by the coding sequence ATGGCTAAAGCCTTCGCAAATCCGAAAGCCTTCCCGACCCTCGCGCTGGAAACGGTGCTGATTCAGCGCGTCAACGGTCACGTCTGCGGCGTGGACGAGGCCGGGCGCGGTCCCTGGGCCGGCCCCGTCTCGGCGGCGGCGGTCATTCTGAACCCCGACGACCTGCCGCCCGGCATCGACGATTCCAAGGCCCTGACCGAAAAGCGTCGCGCCGCCCTGGAGCCCGAGATCAAGGCCCGCGCCGTCGCCTGGGGCGTCGGCTTCGCCTCTGTAGACGAGATCGAGGAACTGAACATCCTGCATGCCACGGGTCTGGCCATGTGCCGCGCCATCGAGGCCTTGCAGGTCCAGCCGGTCGCCGCCCTGGTCGACGGCAACTATCGCTTCAAGCTTCCGTGCGAAATCCAAACGGTCGTCGGCGGCGACGGGTTGTCGCTATCCATCGCGGCGGCCTCAATCCTGGCCAAGACGGCGCGGGACCGGTTGATGATCGATCTGGACGCCCAGTATCCCGGCTACGGCTTCGCCAGTCACAAGGGCTACAACGCCCCGATCCACCAGAACGCCTTGAAAACCCTGGGCCCCTGCCCCGCCCATCGGCGCAGTTGGTCGCCGATCAAGGCGCTGTTGCAGGAGGCCTGA
- a CDS encoding DNA-3-methyladenine glycosylase I yields the protein MTDSHAPEVSGGRCGWCGTDPLYVAYHDTEWGVPERDPRALWEKLVLDGFQAGLAWITILRKREGIRDAFDCFDPEIVARYGEADIERLLGDPRIIRSRAKINAAIRGAQIWLQMRDDGEDFSAWLWSFVGGEPIQTPYADYRRAPTQTEQSVAMAKALKKRGFNFCGPVIVYAFMQAVGMVNDHQTTCFRHAQVRAMANHG from the coding sequence ATGACCGACTCACACGCCCCAGAGGTTTCCGGCGGCCGCTGCGGCTGGTGCGGGACCGACCCCCTCTATGTCGCCTATCACGACACCGAATGGGGCGTGCCCGAGCGCGATCCCCGCGCCCTGTGGGAAAAGCTGGTGCTCGACGGCTTTCAGGCCGGTCTCGCCTGGATCACCATCCTCAGAAAACGCGAGGGCATCCGCGACGCCTTCGACTGTTTCGATCCCGAGATCGTCGCCCGCTATGGCGAGGCAGACATCGAGCGCCTGCTGGGCGATCCCCGCATCATCCGCTCGCGCGCCAAGATCAACGCCGCCATCCGGGGCGCCCAGATCTGGCTTCAGATGCGCGATGACGGCGAGGACTTCTCCGCCTGGCTCTGGTCCTTCGTCGGCGGGGAGCCGATCCAGACCCCCTACGCCGACTATCGCCGGGCCCCGACCCAGACCGAACAGTCCGTCGCCATGGCCAAGGCCCTGAAGAAGCGCGGATTCAACTTCTGCGGCCCGGTCATCGTCTATGCCTTCATGCAGGCTGTCGGCATGGTCAACGATCACCAGACGACCTGCTTCCGTCACGCCCAGGTTCGTGCGATGGCGAACCATGGCTAA